The nucleotide window CAAATTTAAAATACCAATTAAAAGTTGATTTCCATATTCTTTAGTAAGTCTCATTCCAACACCCATTTCAACAACAAGTGTTTTTGTACCCATAGAGTTTAATGTATGAGAAAAAGTTGCTTCAAGAACAGTTACAGCATCATGAATCCAAATAAAATCACAATTTAACTCTTTGGCTAAGGGCAAAGTACCTTCTGAAAACTCTTTATTTATTCTAATTTGAGGAATTTCTCTTAAAAAAATATTACTTGAGTGAATATCAATAGCAATATCACTTCCTCTCACATCTTGTGCTAAAGCATAAACAACTTGCCCAGGAAGAAATTCATCAGCACTTCCAGGAAAAGTTCGATTTAAATCTACATCATATAAAGGAAATCCTCTTGTAATTGTATCTACACCCAAAGAATTAACCGCAGGATAAATATCAACTATACCTTTTAGTTTTTCACTATTTTTATTTAACCAATCAGCTAATAAATAAATTACTAATTGACCTTCTAATTCATCTCCATGTATTCCACTAACTATTGAGATTCTTTTTAATTTTTTATTTTCATCAACATAAATAGGTTCAAATCTAGTTCTTTTAACAGATAATTTTTCTCCTACAGGTAGATTAGATGTAAATATTTCTTTTGTAATCATTATCCCTCAACTATTATTTTATTTATTTTTCTATTCACTGAATTAAGAATTGCTTCATAAGAGTCATTCTCATTATGTGTCAGAAATTCTGCATTTGGTGCTAATATACTTACAATTTTATCAATTTCTTCCATAACAACCAATGAAAACTCTTTATCCTTTTCAATTCTTAAATGGAAATCTACTTTCTCTACTAATTTCCCTAATCTAATAAAATAATCACTTGTATTTCTTTTTTGTTTTCTTGTTAATTCTCCCCAAATCTCACTAATTAAAGAAAGGACATAATCAATAAATCTACAATCTATTAAAAAACTTGCATGACTTGAATGTTTTAACAAATCAGCTAATTCAATTACAGAACCAAATGCTTCTGTATCCATATTTGACCGACTTATAATTGCATTTTCTTTTGCATATGAAATTAAACTATTTATATTTGCACTATGATTTCCAAAAATTGCAACATTTAAAAAATCTCTTGCATTTGTATATTCTAAATCAACACCTAATTTTTTATAAAAATCTTTTCCTGAATTTTTATCTATATCTATTATTCTATCAAAATGATAAACTGCTTCAATAAGTGTTGCTTCTACTCTTTCTAAATATCTTCCAAACCAATAAAGATTAGTTGCTACATTTGCTGTTAATAATTGTTCCATATTAAGCCTCCATTACCCAAGTATCTTTAAATCCACCACCTTGAGATGAATTTACTAAATAATTACCTGCTTCCATTGCATATCGTGTTAATCCACATTGCCAAACTTTTGGTTCATCTGACATAACTACATAAGCTCTAAAATCAGCTTTTCTTGGAACAATTTCATCATTTATATAACACTCTTCATCATAAAACTCTATTAACTCTTGAGCTATAAATCTTCTTGGATTTGCATTTATAATAGTTTTCAAATCTTCTAATTGAATTTTTGACATAGCATGTCCAAACATAACTCCATAACCACCAGCTTCTGCAACATCTTTAATAACTAATTTATGCATATTTTCAAATACATACTTTTTATCATCTTCAAAATATGGTAAATAAGTTGGAGCATTATGTAAAATTGGTTCTTCACCTAAATAATATTTAATCATTTTTGGAACAAAATAGTAAATACCTTTATCATCAGCTATTCCATTTCCCGGTGCATTCATAATTGCCACATTTCCAGCTAAGTATGCTTCCATTATGCCTGGAACTCCAATAAGACTTTCTTCATTAAAGAATTTTGGGTCTAAAAATTCATCATCTAATCTTCTATAAACTGCACCCACTTTAATTAATTGACCATTATAATTTTTAAAATATAAATTCTTATTTTTAACTATAACTTCATCATTTCTTACAAGTTGTGCACCTATTTTTTTAGC belongs to Arcobacter defluvii and includes:
- a CDS encoding M14 family metallopeptidase — protein: MITKEIFTSNLPVGEKLSVKRTRFEPIYVDENKKLKRISIVSGIHGDELEGQLVIYLLADWLNKNSEKLKGIVDIYPAVNSLGVDTITRGFPLYDVDLNRTFPGSADEFLPGQVVYALAQDVRGSDIAIDIHSSNIFLREIPQIRINKEFSEGTLPLAKELNCDFIWIHDAVTVLEATFSHTLNSMGTKTLVVEMGVGMRLTKEYGNQLLIGILNLMKKEGIIECDEEFSVREPFSSEIGDVFYLNAAKSGLFVPALDHCAIIKEGDKIGDIVDPLTGTILTTLTAPNNGILFTLREYPVVYEGSLIARIFGENSGKN
- a CDS encoding alpha-E domain-containing protein, whose translation is MEQLLTANVATNLYWFGRYLERVEATLIEAVYHFDRIIDIDKNSGKDFYKKLGVDLEYTNARDFLNVAIFGNHSANINSLISYAKENAIISRSNMDTEAFGSVIELADLLKHSSHASFLIDCRFIDYVLSLISEIWGELTRKQKRNTSDYFIRLGKLVEKVDFHLRIEKDKEFSLVVMEEIDKIVSILAPNAEFLTHNENDSYEAILNSVNRKINKIIVEG
- a CDS encoding circularly permuted type 2 ATP-grasp protein; its protein translation is MLDIKNETNELFWEIFSKQDRLKIDEFQKYMDKFAVNFNLYKDGNFIERSLPFDVIPRIIDSKEFDKMDKGLSQRIKALNLFLEDLYTDKKIVKDGIIPEEFIFQAKGYLKELEGFSPNKKIRTHINGIDLVKDTVTDDWVILEDNLRVPSGASYPLSVRDTYRKIYPDFFEKLKIKPIKGYPSILEEAMNYVSCGGINVVLTPGRFNSAYYEHAYLAKKIGAQLVRNDEVIVKNKNLYFKNYNGQLIKVGAVYRRLDDEFLDPKFFNEESLIGVPGIMEAYLAGNVAIMNAPGNGIADDKGIYYFVPKMIKYYLGEEPILHNAPTYLPYFEDDKKYVFENMHKLVIKDVAEAGGYGVMFGHAMSKIQLEDLKTIINANPRRFIAQELIEFYDEECYINDEIVPRKADFRAYVVMSDEPKVWQCGLTRYAMEAGNYLVNSSQGGGFKDTWVMEA